The following are from one region of the Aequoribacter fuscus genome:
- a CDS encoding c-type cytochrome translates to MRFLRTATITALAATLSATTLAHQVKEEPNQSYRQSYFALIGANAGPLFGMAQGKIDYDAAQASTHVNNLKALSNIDVTTAFPAGSDKGTTRAKPEIWSNKDDFKNKFAAMKDAVNALSAGDKSIQNLGGLGQSCKACHDDYKAKDYLY, encoded by the coding sequence ATGCGTTTTCTACGAACTGCAACAATCACTGCATTAGCAGCAACTCTGAGTGCTACCACTCTCGCGCACCAAGTCAAAGAAGAGCCCAATCAAAGTTATCGTCAATCTTACTTTGCGCTTATCGGGGCTAACGCCGGACCGCTCTTTGGCATGGCGCAAGGCAAGATCGACTACGACGCCGCTCAAGCGTCGACCCACGTCAACAATTTGAAAGCGCTCTCAAACATCGATGTCACCACCGCCTTCCCCGCCGGCAGTGACAAAGGCACAACGCGTGCCAAGCCTGAGATCTGGTCGAACAAAGACGACTTCAAGAATAAGTTCGCGGCAATGAAAGACGCTGTTAACGCGTTGTCTGCCGGCGACAAAAGCATCCAGAACCTTGGCGGTCTGGGCCAATCCTGCAAGGCCTGCCACGACGACTATAAAGCGAAGGATTATCTGTACTGA
- a CDS encoding cytochrome b/b6 domain-containing protein: protein MYPTWDLLQRLVHWCFPVLIGFAWWSAENGQMQWHAYSGYALLVLVLWRIVWGFVGSDHAKFKQFVVGIPSVISYLKGARTDRLGHNPLGGWSVMTMLGLLLVQTVSGLFNTDELLLQGPLTVFASDGLIEIASEVHETSWLAIQALVALHIVVVCYHQWVKKDGLITQMGFGSRLTRVPSRRPRLGLGLLALVFVAASVVAIGLVLPEPEPLWSF, encoded by the coding sequence ATGTATCCGACCTGGGATTTACTGCAACGTCTGGTCCATTGGTGCTTTCCTGTTTTGATCGGGTTTGCCTGGTGGAGTGCCGAAAACGGCCAGATGCAGTGGCATGCCTACAGCGGCTATGCATTGTTAGTACTCGTTCTCTGGCGCATTGTGTGGGGTTTCGTAGGCTCTGATCACGCTAAGTTTAAGCAGTTTGTTGTTGGCATACCGTCAGTAATTTCGTATTTGAAGGGTGCTCGTACTGATCGCCTCGGCCACAACCCGTTGGGTGGCTGGTCGGTCATGACGATGCTGGGTTTGCTGTTAGTGCAAACAGTGTCGGGTCTGTTCAATACCGATGAGCTTCTGTTACAAGGCCCTCTGACCGTGTTTGCGAGTGACGGACTGATTGAGATTGCCAGTGAAGTGCATGAGACATCATGGCTTGCAATACAGGCCTTGGTGGCGCTGCACATCGTGGTGGTGTGCTATCACCAATGGGTCAAGAAAGACGGGTTGATCACTCAGATGGGGTTTGGGTCTCGGCTCACTCGTGTACCCTCCCGGCGCCCAAGGCTTGGGTTAGGTCTACTGGCCTTAGTGTTTGTCGCTGCGTCCGTGGTAGCGATCGGGCTCGTGTTGCCAGAGCCCGAACCGCTGTGGAGTTTTTAG
- a CDS encoding NUDIX hydrolase has product MSDAKNLAIKPAGTVALIRQGDSGIEALMLRRNRALAFAAGAWVFPGGSVDAEDIAGCQNDLTEAAKVAACREAMEECGLAVDPSHLYQISHWTTPKGESRRFSTWLFVAALRDHSEVQIDHGEIHDACWLSISDAFLRHQAGELPMLPPTYMTLKAISEFDSVDGVVAALKASTPVVVEPHGVPIEGGFAAMYPGDAGYDSLNPDAVGARHRTEIVGGIINTVVDGLSDSEPRLDKIR; this is encoded by the coding sequence ATGAGTGACGCAAAAAACCTAGCAATTAAGCCAGCGGGTACCGTTGCCCTGATCCGTCAGGGTGACTCGGGAATAGAGGCGTTGATGTTGCGGCGGAATAGGGCTCTTGCTTTCGCCGCCGGCGCTTGGGTGTTTCCGGGAGGCTCGGTCGATGCTGAGGATATTGCGGGTTGTCAGAATGATCTTACTGAGGCGGCGAAAGTCGCAGCCTGTCGGGAGGCTATGGAGGAGTGTGGTTTAGCTGTCGACCCAAGTCATCTGTATCAAATTAGCCACTGGACAACGCCAAAAGGCGAGTCGCGCCGATTTTCGACGTGGCTTTTCGTTGCGGCTCTGCGCGATCATTCAGAGGTCCAGATCGATCATGGAGAAATCCACGATGCTTGTTGGTTGTCGATCTCCGACGCCTTTTTGCGTCATCAGGCGGGTGAATTGCCGATGTTGCCTCCAACCTATATGACTCTGAAAGCGATCAGCGAGTTCGACTCTGTTGACGGCGTTGTCGCCGCACTCAAAGCGAGTACGCCCGTTGTTGTTGAGCCTCACGGTGTTCCAATTGAAGGCGGCTTTGCTGCTATGTACCCGGGTGATGCGGGTTACGATTCTTTGAATCCAGACGCCGTTGGTGCGCGGCATCGTACCGAGATTGTGGGTGGGATTATCAATACGGTGGTCGACGGGTTGTCTGACAGTGAGCCGCGTCTCGATAAAATTAGGTAA
- a CDS encoding amidohydrolase, whose amino-acid sequence MKPSFFSACSLVVALGASCTSSLALGSESINTAVQADYDRHLGELFAHFHRNPELSMMEFKTAERLAQELRSAGFDVATGIGGTGVIALMENGAGPTIMVRADMDGLPVLEKSGLSYASTATQIDWAGREVPVMHACGHDMHMTSLVGTARYMAANKDAWSGTLMLIGQPAEERIGGAKMMMEDGLWGPYPKPDYALALHVSAEIPVGKLVAATDAMYSGADTVDIAITGVAAHGASPHSGIDPVVLGSQIVLALQTLVSRELPPREPGVVTVGSFHAGTKHNIISDSAHLELTVRSEDPKSRQLLLDGIVRIAENMGRVAGLPEDKLPKVTISDESVPPTVNDKALTERLRSVWQATLGDDILEEGKRLGMGAEDFGFFTVDPYIPSTYFAVGGTPARVIEEAKNGGAAVPSHHSGLFKIEPEASVTLGVEAMVIALLELFDE is encoded by the coding sequence ATGAAACCATCTTTTTTTTCAGCATGTAGTTTGGTCGTGGCGCTCGGTGCGAGCTGTACCAGTAGCTTGGCACTTGGCTCTGAGTCTATAAATACCGCGGTGCAGGCCGATTACGACCGTCATTTAGGTGAGTTGTTCGCGCATTTTCACCGAAATCCAGAGCTTTCCATGATGGAGTTCAAAACGGCCGAGCGTTTGGCCCAAGAGTTGAGATCGGCGGGTTTTGACGTCGCGACTGGCATTGGCGGCACTGGGGTTATCGCTTTGATGGAGAATGGGGCAGGGCCTACGATTATGGTGCGGGCTGACATGGATGGACTACCCGTACTCGAGAAAAGCGGACTCTCCTATGCCTCGACAGCAACCCAAATCGATTGGGCGGGCCGCGAAGTGCCGGTTATGCACGCCTGTGGTCACGATATGCACATGACGAGCTTGGTGGGTACGGCGCGTTACATGGCCGCTAACAAAGACGCTTGGAGCGGTACCCTAATGCTGATTGGTCAGCCCGCAGAAGAGCGTATTGGTGGCGCCAAAATGATGATGGAAGATGGGTTATGGGGGCCTTATCCTAAACCAGATTATGCCTTGGCCTTGCACGTTTCCGCGGAAATCCCGGTCGGTAAACTCGTCGCAGCCACTGATGCCATGTATTCCGGCGCTGACACAGTCGACATCGCTATCACGGGTGTCGCGGCGCATGGTGCGAGCCCGCATTCAGGTATTGATCCTGTGGTACTTGGCTCGCAAATTGTGCTGGCACTTCAGACACTGGTGAGTCGAGAATTGCCACCCCGTGAGCCGGGTGTGGTGACGGTGGGGTCGTTTCACGCGGGCACTAAGCACAATATCATTTCTGATTCCGCACATTTAGAGCTGACAGTCCGCAGCGAGGATCCGAAAAGTCGCCAACTTTTGCTCGATGGTATTGTCCGAATTGCCGAGAATATGGGGCGCGTAGCGGGTCTGCCCGAGGATAAGCTGCCAAAAGTGACCATTAGCGATGAAAGCGTCCCACCGACGGTCAATGACAAAGCGCTTACCGAGCGGCTGCGCTCTGTGTGGCAAGCCACGCTGGGTGACGATATTCTAGAAGAGGGCAAGCGTTTGGGTATGGGGGCCGAGGATTTTGGGTTCTTTACCGTTGATCCTTATATCCCGAGCACGTACTTTGCGGTGGGTGGCACGCCAGCGAGGGTTATCGAAGAAGCGAAGAATGGCGGCGCGGCGGTGCCGTCTCACCACTCGGGACTGTTTAAAATTGAACCCGAGGCCTCCGTAACTCTGGGCGTAGAGGCGATGGTAATCGCTCTGCTGGAGCTATTCGATGAGTGA
- a CDS encoding phosphoribosylaminoimidazolesuccinocarboxamide synthase, producing the protein MASTPQVLAVADTLPIKTEQAVHSGKVRSVYWLTQADSERLIKTHGYDVAPDAPLAIMVISDRISAFECLWKGQGGMAGVPGKGAALNAISQHWFEQFKQAGLADSHIVDVPHPLVWIVQKAQPVMVEAIARQYITGSMWRAYSKGERVFCGIELPEGLQRDQRLPELLITPSTKGIMRGIPGVPEADDVNVTRQQLIDNWQAFRFQSVADVDRYETLLREGFALIDQRLQALDQIFVDTKFEFGYVKGADGNQRLIYMDEVGTPDSSRIWEGDAYRQGQVVERSKEEFRQLLLNTVPDPDVLLDKSRMDERFALAAELELPTEVLLQVSATYTGVAERITGREIQMSDDPRSEIIEILASRYDLIKS; encoded by the coding sequence ATGGCGTCTACACCACAGGTGTTGGCGGTGGCGGATACGCTGCCGATTAAAACCGAGCAAGCAGTTCACAGTGGCAAAGTGCGTTCGGTTTACTGGTTAACTCAGGCAGACAGCGAACGCTTGATTAAAACTCACGGCTACGATGTGGCCCCCGATGCGCCGCTGGCAATTATGGTGATCAGCGACCGGATCTCAGCCTTTGAATGTTTGTGGAAGGGCCAGGGTGGAATGGCCGGCGTGCCGGGCAAAGGCGCAGCTTTGAATGCGATATCGCAGCATTGGTTCGAGCAATTTAAACAGGCAGGGCTTGCCGATAGTCACATCGTCGATGTGCCGCACCCTTTGGTTTGGATCGTTCAAAAGGCCCAGCCGGTGATGGTTGAGGCGATCGCCCGTCAGTACATTACAGGCTCCATGTGGCGCGCTTACAGCAAAGGCGAGCGCGTGTTTTGTGGTATCGAGCTACCCGAGGGGCTACAGCGTGATCAGCGTCTGCCAGAGTTGCTGATCACACCGTCCACCAAGGGAATCATGCGCGGTATTCCCGGTGTGCCAGAGGCTGACGATGTCAACGTGACGCGACAGCAGCTTATCGATAATTGGCAGGCTTTTAGGTTTCAATCCGTTGCAGACGTGGATCGCTACGAAACGCTGTTGAGAGAGGGTTTCGCACTTATCGACCAGAGATTGCAGGCGCTTGATCAAATTTTTGTGGATACGAAATTTGAGTTCGGTTACGTGAAGGGTGCTGACGGCAATCAACGCCTGATCTATATGGATGAGGTGGGAACGCCCGATTCCTCTCGAATTTGGGAGGGTGATGCCTATCGACAGGGGCAGGTCGTGGAACGTTCGAAGGAAGAGTTTCGGCAGCTGCTTCTGAATACGGTTCCCGATCCCGATGTGCTCCTCGATAAATCACGCATGGACGAGCGATTCGCTTTAGCGGCCGAGCTCGAGTTGCCGACTGAGGTTCTGTTGCAGGTGAGTGCGACCTACACCGGTGTGGCAGAGCGAATTACGGGCAGGGAAATTCAAATGTCTGACGATCCGCGATCTGAAATTATTGAAATTCTCGCCTCGCGATACGATCTCATAAAATCATAA
- a CDS encoding TonB-dependent receptor, producing the protein MSKPSHRLRLLPYIVSLAIALPQLTYGTQLEEVFVSATRTATPMQTLNMSAYRLDADQLTLAAATHLNEVATRLPAVWVSRGNGQESLVSVRSPVLTGSGGCGSILMAQNNVPLRAPGFCNVNQLFDAHLEFAGAIETINGPTPATYGANGLHGMINVLAPVDPRAASELIALELGGYNYHRINIRQQLGATTTPWLVGFTGISDGGYKRDAGYDQQKLSVLHTRHNDTVKHTSLLSVTNLNQETAGYIQGDDAYKDSGAKRDNPNPEAFRDAYAVNAMHRIDGDAESINPWSVTIFARHNDMRFLQHYLPWQAVEETGHTSVGLQSSWQTAWLGGKLQLGLDSQLTQGYLKEIQPEPFSPNQPQGAHYDYEIDANTFALYGLYTRDLNAALSWSSGIRFESTTYDYNNRLSDGSVCAPTASACRFYRTKDSNDGFSDWSGHSGLLWQVNDDHAIRVRLASGYRPPETSELYRLQNGQTAAQLDSESAHSIELGWRASFEHFDLDTSIYRMNKSDVIFQDANRYYVTGAKTRHQGFELKLRSTLTGPWNADLAASFGSHEYSNDPGYLGVNQSIVGNAIDTAPEWMASARIRYTQEAWQAELEAIYLDRYATEPTNSNWYEGHTLLNLRANRQWSSSWSTSLRVMNMANIDYAERADFGFGNERFFVGEPRSLFVTLTYQP; encoded by the coding sequence ATGTCAAAACCATCACACCGATTGCGCCTGCTCCCCTATATCGTCTCGCTTGCGATTGCGTTGCCACAACTGACCTACGGCACGCAATTAGAGGAAGTGTTTGTCAGCGCAACGCGAACCGCAACACCTATGCAAACACTCAACATGAGCGCGTATCGACTTGACGCAGATCAACTGACTCTCGCAGCGGCCACCCACTTGAACGAGGTCGCGACGCGCCTGCCGGCTGTGTGGGTGAGTCGGGGCAACGGCCAAGAGAGCTTGGTCAGTGTCCGTTCCCCAGTGTTAACGGGCAGCGGTGGGTGTGGCTCTATTCTCATGGCACAAAATAACGTTCCTTTGCGCGCGCCCGGTTTTTGTAACGTGAATCAACTGTTCGATGCGCACCTAGAGTTCGCCGGCGCTATCGAGACCATCAATGGTCCTACCCCCGCAACCTATGGCGCCAATGGGCTGCACGGCATGATCAATGTATTGGCCCCCGTCGACCCCAGGGCGGCTTCTGAATTGATCGCGCTGGAGCTTGGCGGCTACAACTACCACCGCATTAACATCAGGCAGCAGCTGGGCGCTACCACCACGCCATGGCTGGTTGGATTTACCGGTATCTCTGACGGCGGCTATAAGAGAGATGCGGGCTACGATCAACAAAAGTTGAGCGTTTTGCATACTCGCCACAACGACACCGTGAAGCACACCTCTCTGCTATCGGTCACCAACCTTAACCAAGAGACGGCGGGCTACATCCAGGGCGATGATGCGTACAAAGATTCCGGCGCGAAGCGCGACAACCCCAACCCCGAAGCGTTCCGCGACGCCTACGCCGTAAATGCAATGCACCGCATCGATGGTGACGCTGAATCGATTAACCCATGGTCAGTGACTATTTTTGCCCGCCACAACGATATGCGCTTTTTACAGCACTACCTCCCCTGGCAGGCCGTCGAGGAAACAGGCCACACAAGCGTCGGCCTTCAAAGTTCATGGCAGACAGCATGGCTGGGCGGAAAATTACAGTTGGGTTTGGATTCGCAACTGACTCAAGGCTACCTGAAAGAAATTCAACCCGAGCCCTTCAGCCCAAATCAACCACAAGGGGCGCATTACGACTACGAAATCGATGCGAATACGTTTGCGCTTTACGGACTATACACCAGAGACTTGAACGCCGCACTGAGTTGGAGCAGCGGCATCCGCTTCGAGTCTACTACGTATGACTACAACAACCGCTTAAGTGACGGCAGCGTCTGTGCTCCCACTGCCAGCGCCTGTCGGTTTTACCGCACCAAGGACAGTAACGATGGCTTTAGCGATTGGAGCGGCCATAGCGGTTTGTTGTGGCAAGTCAATGATGATCATGCCATCAGAGTGCGCCTAGCCAGTGGCTACCGACCGCCAGAAACGAGCGAGCTGTATCGCCTGCAAAACGGTCAGACCGCGGCACAACTTGATTCGGAAAGTGCTCACAGTATCGAACTCGGCTGGCGCGCAAGTTTTGAGCATTTTGACCTCGACACCAGCATTTACCGTATGAACAAGAGCGATGTGATTTTTCAAGACGCCAACCGCTACTACGTCACAGGGGCGAAAACACGCCATCAAGGGTTCGAGCTCAAGCTACGCTCAACGTTAACAGGCCCTTGGAATGCCGATTTAGCCGCCAGCTTCGGGTCACATGAATACAGCAACGATCCGGGCTATTTAGGTGTCAACCAGTCGATCGTTGGTAATGCAATAGACACGGCTCCAGAATGGATGGCCAGCGCGAGAATTCGCTACACCCAAGAAGCGTGGCAGGCGGAGCTCGAAGCGATCTACCTCGACCGCTACGCTACCGAACCGACCAACAGCAATTGGTATGAAGGTCATACGCTCCTGAACCTGAGGGCTAACCGTCAATGGAGTTCGAGTTGGAGCACTAGCCTAAGAGTCATGAACATGGCTAACATCGACTATGCTGAGCGGGCCGACTTCGGTTTTGGTAACGAGCGCTTCTTTGTGGGTGAGCCTCGCAGCCTATTCGTCACTTTGACGTACCAGCCATAG
- the trpS gene encoding tryptophan--tRNA ligase, which yields MTSVKRVLTGITTTGTPHLGNYVGAIAPCIEASTQADTESFLFLADYHALIKCQEPAMVKQSSREIAATWLALGLDTDTSVFYRQSDVPEIPELCWILSCSAAKGLMNRAHAYKAAVADNEAREADPDFGVTMGLFNYPVLMAADILMFKATHVPVGKDQIQHIEMARDIASRFNHHYGELLVLPEAVVDQETDVLLGLDGRKMSKSYGNTIPLFDTEKKLKKSINKIKTNLLEPGEAKDPDTSTVFQIWSAFATPSERDSMRREFEQGIAWGEAKKRLYELINDHLSEARGRYDVLMNNPDEIERVLQKGAIKAREHSAPLMKQIREAVGIASMA from the coding sequence ATGACTTCTGTTAAGCGTGTGCTGACCGGTATTACTACGACCGGCACGCCTCACCTCGGCAATTACGTCGGTGCCATCGCCCCGTGTATAGAGGCTTCAACCCAAGCGGATACGGAATCGTTCCTATTTTTAGCGGATTACCACGCCCTGATTAAATGCCAAGAGCCCGCTATGGTTAAGCAGTCTTCCCGAGAGATCGCTGCGACCTGGCTCGCCTTGGGGCTAGATACCGATACCTCAGTGTTTTATCGTCAGTCCGACGTGCCCGAAATTCCAGAGCTTTGTTGGATATTGTCGTGCTCTGCGGCGAAGGGGTTAATGAATCGGGCGCACGCCTACAAAGCTGCGGTTGCCGACAACGAGGCGCGCGAGGCAGACCCTGATTTCGGCGTCACAATGGGTCTGTTTAATTACCCGGTGTTAATGGCTGCTGATATATTGATGTTCAAAGCTACTCATGTGCCTGTGGGCAAAGACCAGATTCAGCACATTGAAATGGCCCGTGATATTGCCAGTCGTTTCAATCACCATTACGGCGAGCTGTTGGTGCTTCCCGAGGCGGTGGTCGATCAAGAAACCGATGTTTTACTTGGGTTGGACGGCCGCAAAATGAGCAAGAGTTACGGCAATACGATCCCTTTGTTTGATACCGAGAAAAAGCTGAAAAAGTCGATCAATAAGATCAAGACGAATTTGCTCGAGCCCGGAGAAGCTAAAGATCCGGACACATCAACGGTTTTTCAGATCTGGAGCGCCTTCGCAACCCCGTCAGAACGAGACTCTATGCGTCGAGAATTTGAACAGGGTATCGCTTGGGGTGAAGCGAAAAAGCGCCTTTACGAGCTTATCAATGATCACTTAAGCGAGGCGCGCGGTCGCTACGACGTGCTAATGAACAATCCCGATGAAATTGAGCGGGTGCTGCAAAAGGGTGCGATAAAAGCGCGTGAGCACTCGGCGCCGCTCATGAAGCAAATTCGTGAGGCCGTCGGTATCGCCTCGATGGCGTAA
- a CDS encoding M18 family aminopeptidase, with translation MSNTQNSVTGLKAFLAEAVTPFHAVKAIQHRLDAAGFTVLDTDTVPEVGGRYYRIANGSSIVALRVGPNDVASAGIALAGAHTDSPTLMVKPKPEKTRQGYAQLGVEVYGGVLLNPWFDRDLSLAGRVSYRADGVVKSTLVNFEQPVAIIPSLAIHLDREVNQKRSINPQTDILPILGQNIDDWSIRAQLKTRIEAECGAVDEVLDYELCFYDVQHASVIGLDRSLFAAARLDNLLSCYVGIEALLAADGETTALMVCNDHEEVGSLSAVGANGPLLTRVLEQLEPDPARYRAMIEASFMISCDNAHGIHPNFSDRHDDNHGPLLNAGPVIKINSNQRYATNSLTAGYFRTLAQRCGVPVQSFVVRTDMGCGSTIGPITAGETGIKTLDVGVPTFAMHSIRELAGCADIDYLQTVLTHYFSRYQASDVQG, from the coding sequence ATGAGTAACACACAGAATTCAGTCACAGGACTTAAAGCGTTCTTAGCCGAGGCCGTCACGCCATTTCACGCCGTAAAAGCGATACAACATCGTCTAGACGCGGCTGGATTTACGGTGCTCGACACAGACACGGTGCCTGAGGTGGGCGGTCGATACTACCGAATCGCCAATGGCAGTTCGATTGTCGCGTTGCGCGTCGGGCCTAACGATGTGGCGAGTGCAGGAATCGCTCTGGCTGGCGCACACACGGACAGCCCAACGCTGATGGTGAAGCCTAAGCCCGAAAAAACACGTCAGGGTTACGCTCAACTCGGTGTTGAGGTGTACGGCGGCGTGCTACTCAATCCGTGGTTTGATCGAGACTTGTCGCTTGCGGGGCGGGTCAGCTACCGAGCGGACGGTGTGGTCAAGTCGACGCTAGTGAATTTCGAGCAGCCCGTAGCGATTATTCCGAGCTTGGCGATCCATTTGGATCGTGAAGTGAATCAGAAACGTAGCATTAATCCACAAACCGACATATTGCCGATCCTTGGGCAGAATATCGACGACTGGTCGATTAGAGCGCAGCTCAAGACACGTATCGAAGCCGAGTGTGGGGCAGTGGATGAGGTGCTGGATTACGAATTATGCTTTTACGATGTTCAGCACGCCTCGGTTATCGGGCTGGATCGGTCTTTGTTTGCCGCGGCACGCCTCGATAATCTGTTGAGTTGTTATGTGGGTATCGAGGCCTTACTGGCGGCGGATGGCGAGACTACGGCGCTTATGGTGTGCAACGATCACGAAGAGGTTGGCAGCCTTTCGGCCGTCGGCGCCAATGGCCCGCTCTTGACGCGAGTGTTGGAGCAGCTTGAGCCTGATCCCGCTCGTTACCGGGCCATGATTGAGGCTTCTTTCATGATCTCATGCGACAACGCCCACGGTATTCATCCGAATTTTTCGGACCGCCACGACGACAATCATGGACCTCTTCTAAACGCGGGTCCTGTGATCAAGATTAATTCGAATCAACGCTATGCGACGAACAGTCTGACCGCGGGCTACTTCAGGACGCTGGCGCAGCGTTGTGGTGTGCCCGTGCAATCGTTCGTGGTCCGTACTGATATGGGATGTGGCTCAACCATTGGTCCCATCACGGCGGGAGAGACAGGCATCAAGACGCTCGATGTTGGCGTTCCAACGTTTGCAATGCACTCTATTCGGGAGCTAGCGGGTTGCGCTGACATTGACTATCTGCAGACCGTACTAACGCATTATTTTAGCCGCTATCAGGCGAGCGATGTACAAGGATAA
- a CDS encoding NAD(P)-dependent oxidoreductase gives MKVSFIGLGVMGYPMAAHLQQSGHQVTVFNRTPERAAQWVQQYNGRNASTPALAARDADIVFVCVGNDDDVRSVVLGEDGALAGMSRGSTLVDHTTASADLALELHALCQSVGVGFIDAPVSGGQAGAEKGVLTVMCGGTHDDFVKVEGVMACYARCVRLLGAAGSGQLAKMVNQICIAGIVQGLAEAMTFSERAGLDTAAVIEVIRQGAAQSWQMENRYQTMLEDQYNHGFAVDWMRKDLGLVQDRAQRLGLSLPVTELVDRYYADVQAMGGGRWDTSSLFKRMQTNIGE, from the coding sequence TTGAAGGTCAGTTTTATAGGCTTGGGTGTGATGGGGTACCCCATGGCGGCCCACTTACAGCAAAGTGGGCATCAAGTCACCGTATTCAACCGCACGCCGGAGCGTGCCGCGCAGTGGGTTCAGCAGTACAATGGCCGCAATGCGTCTACGCCGGCCCTCGCAGCACGCGATGCTGACATTGTTTTTGTCTGCGTTGGTAACGACGACGACGTGCGGTCCGTTGTGTTAGGTGAGGACGGGGCGCTTGCCGGGATGTCGCGCGGGAGCACGCTGGTGGACCACACGACCGCAAGCGCTGATTTGGCTCTGGAACTTCATGCGCTTTGTCAAAGCGTCGGAGTGGGTTTTATTGATGCGCCTGTATCGGGCGGCCAAGCTGGAGCGGAAAAGGGTGTGCTTACCGTGATGTGCGGTGGCACTCACGACGACTTTGTCAAAGTCGAGGGTGTGATGGCATGCTACGCGCGCTGTGTGCGCTTGCTCGGCGCTGCCGGCAGCGGGCAGTTGGCTAAGATGGTGAATCAGATTTGTATCGCTGGCATTGTCCAAGGTCTCGCAGAAGCGATGACATTCTCTGAACGAGCCGGGCTTGATACCGCTGCTGTGATCGAGGTTATTCGTCAGGGTGCCGCTCAGTCATGGCAGATGGAAAACCGCTATCAAACGATGCTGGAAGACCAATACAATCATGGGTTTGCGGTTGACTGGATGAGAAAAGATTTGGGTTTGGTGCAGGATCGAGCTCAGCGTTTGGGGCTGAGCCTGCCGGTGACTGAGCTTGTCGATCGCTATTATGCAGACGTACAAGCGATGGGTGGCGGTCGCTGGGACACGTCGAGCTTGTTCAAACGCATGCAAACAAACATTGGCGAGTAA
- a CDS encoding undecaprenyl-diphosphate phosphatase, with product MSEWQWLILALVQGLTEFLPISSSAHLVLPSQVLGWSDQGLAFDVAVHVGTLAAVVLYYRLRLQQLAEGAWQGLAKGGDTSALRDVVFLALATLPAILVGVFADHWIEAHLRSVLVIAATTIVFGILLGLADKRVSATEEWRVSFWTMAWLIGIAQAMALVPGVSRSGVTITAGIFLGMSYQRAADTSFLMSIPVIAGAGLLKTLELAGQSAPVDWFILGAAAGVAAVAAYSCIALFLQLLGKIGLMPFVWYRLGLGAILLWLVLEGGVS from the coding sequence ATGAGCGAATGGCAGTGGTTAATTTTGGCCTTGGTGCAGGGCCTAACCGAATTTCTACCGATTTCATCATCGGCGCACCTCGTGCTGCCGTCTCAGGTATTGGGCTGGTCTGATCAGGGGCTTGCCTTTGATGTTGCGGTTCATGTGGGCACTCTTGCAGCAGTAGTGCTGTACTACCGACTTCGTTTGCAACAGCTGGCCGAGGGCGCGTGGCAGGGGCTGGCAAAAGGAGGGGATACCTCAGCCCTACGCGATGTTGTCTTTCTAGCGCTTGCGACTCTGCCTGCCATACTTGTCGGAGTGTTCGCTGATCACTGGATTGAGGCGCACCTTCGCTCAGTTCTCGTTATTGCCGCCACCACGATTGTGTTTGGAATTTTGCTGGGTCTTGCCGATAAACGAGTGTCTGCGACCGAAGAGTGGCGAGTCTCTTTCTGGACCATGGCTTGGCTTATCGGTATCGCACAAGCCATGGCCTTGGTGCCTGGTGTTTCTCGCTCGGGAGTCACGATTACCGCGGGAATTTTCTTGGGCATGAGCTATCAGCGGGCGGCTGATACGTCGTTCTTGATGTCGATACCCGTGATCGCTGGCGCAGGGTTATTAAAGACTCTGGAGCTTGCCGGTCAAAGTGCCCCTGTCGATTGGTTCATCCTAGGTGCAGCCGCAGGCGTCGCTGCAGTGGCCGCTTACAGCTGTATTGCTCTGTTTTTGCAGTTGCTCGGCAAAATTGGTTTGATGCCGTTTGTTTGGTACCGCCTAGGTTTGGGTGCCATTTTACTGTGGCTTGTCTTGGAGGGAGGTGTCAGTTGA